TTATCATTAAAGGGTTGCTGATATAACTTATGTTAAGATTGCTGGGAAAGTAAATAagtctttattttgtttcatacaaaaataaaatggagaatCTGTGATGCGCTTGACAAGTACGCTGAAACCTTTCACAACACCCTCTCTTCTGTGAGAACATTTGAATTCACACCTCTAAAATAGAgcatgacaaaaaaagaaaatatcaccAGAATTTCTCACCATGAccaaaagttttcttttttttttttaatctcatcTCAGTTCGTCACCTTCACGACTGCCACTGTCTGTCACATCCCGCTTACCACGTTTAAAGTTGTccaaacactttctttttcccGTCGCTGTCTCTTCCTGTTCGATCCAACCCACAAATCTCATCCATGTGCGAGCGTTCATTTTCCCAAACCTCATTTCTTTCGATCCCTATACTGTTCGTAAGGCCCAGCCTCGTCCTGTATCTGTGACTGTAATCTAATCTACGACCAGACTAAACAGAGAATGTATAATACTCTAACTACACGTGGCTACTGTAGGTATCAGCACCGTGCTACACAAGGCCcacataacaaataataaacGTGTGTGATCTCCTTCGTCGAGCTGTcagtctccttttctttctttctccactaCATGTAGTTGGTGCAGTTCTACTTAGGAATACAATATTAGTCTGTGTATTGCAGGGCACCATTTGAACATGCATAGTAAGTCTATGTTtctgtaacagttttttttttttgttttgttttgttcatcttcacAGATATAGAGGCACTTCCAGGTCCAGTTGATAAAATGAAGCTTGGCATACCAACTTGATGAATTCTGtaatataatgtgttttgtcttactataaaaaaacataagaaaaccATGTCTGCGCCATCTCACTCTGTCCACCAACCCTTTCGTTCTGGATCTGCAGTTCAACGGTGGTGGGTGAGGTTCTGCCCCCTCCTCGCCATCATAAAGTATTTGTCTCAGGAGTGCTGCGAGCAAGGGCAGCTTTCAGGGTGACGTAATCCTCGCGCCTCCCTGTGGCCTCTACAGGTCGTCGCTTTCCACCAGGCCACCGGGCGGCAGGGGGCTGGACTCGGGGAAGAAGGCCGCCTTCACGTCCAGCCCTCTCTCTGTCAGAGCAGCGTAGCGGCTGGTGGAGGGACGCACCTTCTTGGGCTTGGGGAGGTTAGGCTGCTGCCACTGAGCTgagggcagagaggagaaggagaagggtTACATGTAGAAATTACGCAAAGCCAGACAAAAAGTGCTTAACTCAATGAGCAGCGTGCATGTTTCCGAGTCTGAACTTACTGTGGACATCGAGGCGAGCAGTGCTGGACACGATGCCTGCATCATTCTTTGCTGACACAGTGTACCAACCAGCGTCCTCTTTCAGGGCCGGCTGGATGATCATACACAGGTAGCCACAGTTGTCCTGGTGCatgctggggaaaaaaaagtcacatacaAAGACTATTTGAATATTCCAACCTCCTGCAATGTGGTACAAATGCAGGCTAAAGAAAGCACCAACAAGGGTTAAAAGCACTTCCTGATGTGTTAGTTTTTAGGTTTTATTCACCTGATTCTGTCGGTGTTGTGAGTGAAAGACTCATTCTCCCTTTTCCAGAAGATTTGTGGGTAGGGAACCCCAGTGACACGACACTCCAGTCTCACAGGATGACCCTCTGCAACACTTGTGTTCTGTAGCTTTTCGATGAATGAAGGAGCCTTGTGCATCTCTTTGGCTGTGGAAAGAGCGTAGTAATGAGACAggtacaaaacaaatgaatcaaacaagaactaaaacaaaactgtgtttacCTGCAACGATGAGTTCCAGGTTGAAGGAGTTCTGCCCAGCTCTGTTGCTGGCGATGCAGGTGTAGATGCCTGCATCACGGCTTGTCACAGGCTCGATGACCAGCGAGTGCACCCCGTTCTCCCTCACCAGCATCTTGTGGGCAGAGTCGGGGCGGATGGTCTGTCCGTTCAGCTGCCAGATCAGGTCAGGAGTGGGCAAGCCGCTCACCTGCAGGTTGCAAACGCAAAACTCACTGAACTAGTGTCAAGGGTTCACTCAGACTGTCGAGTGAGGGATGCTCTGAGTTTGTGCAGTCCGTGGTTGTTTGTGTTGGACAAAATGAGCATATTAGCTGCATGTGTCCCGTgtgtttattgtgaaatataaaaagagCTCTGTTTGGTtaatctgtctgtgttgtgtttgcctGGAGGAGCCTAGTCGCCTGCATGCTTTGTCATGGGAGTAAACGGTGctgccatctgcctcgactgcCTTTGTGGAGAAACATGACACTGACTCCACCCTGCTCACCTGAAAACACTGCCACTCTTTCTGTGTGCTCTCCGTATTGCAATGGACAGATGAATACACTAATAACATTCACACATAACACAAAGGACAGTGTATGAAGTATTTCTGGAAGTGACCTTTCCGAGCATGGAAAGTTTGGAGAAACACAAATgatgtggaaataaatatttgctATAATTATCCTCGACTTTAAGGGCCAAGAAGGAATGGAGACTCTCGGTTTATTTCTGACATGCATAAAAAGTTTCTAAAAGTCTTTTCATAGCAAGTTAATTGTGggtctgttttatttcatgacGTGCCAGTTTTCAGAGAGTTTCTAAGTACTGCAGGAAGGCGAGGTGAAGACGGAgcagacagagcgagagagataaATGAGAACAAGTGGTGGGAGTGGCACAGAGGGGAAATAATTGTAGAAAACCTGATTCCACTTAATCCCTGAAAAATGACACCTCTGTATTCTCCCTGTCTGCTGTGATCCATTCATAACTCCAGGAAGTGATGAAACATCTTGTCTCTGCTGGTTTCTCTGTTCCCTAAAGAAGCTGGAAAGCTCCGAAAGGGAAATGTTTCTTTGGCAGCACTGACACGGAGCCTCCCTGAGAGCATTACAGACGCTGAATTAAAGGGCGGATCCAAAAAGGGATTTCTTTATTACTATGATTAACATATTCACTTTGGTGCGGGCATTCTTCCCTTCAAGTCATGTCgcagttattttaaaacatctttcGTTCTTTTATTAAAGAAAGCGGCACAGTGTTCACCTACAGGATGTGAAATTAGCAGATTTTAATCCTGTTAGACTAAATGTTCTGTGACTAACCAGGCAGATTCTGCCATAACTTGTCCACAAAAAAGGCCTTGAAGCCGCAGTGACACATAAAAAGATCTTCCTCACATTAAAGTGTATAGCCTAACGTGCCATACCAGATCAAGAAACAGTGTATAATTTGTTGTTCCtcctttaaagttttaaaaatgttttttagaaaGCAGCCCTGTCTTGAAGTCGGCTGTTTTTTAAGAGAGCTGTCCAAAAACAAATGGTAAACAAGTGGTTTACTTGGTGTGGCTGGTGTTTGAACACAGCGACCTCAGGACGACGCGTTGAcctgtttttatctcttttatcACACTCGGTGAAGGGCCGTGTGCTCACCTTGCAGTCCATCCGGCACAGTCGTCCCTCCTGAACGATGAGGTCACCGGGCGCCTGCAGGAAGTGAGGGCGGAAGTGACGCTCTTGGATGTTATCGTTCTCATCACCGCTGtctctggacctggacctgggcctgatagagaggaggaaacaagcaGGGTTTTGTTGAAGCACTGTCGACAGCTTTGAGTGAACTTTTCAAAAACTTGTCAtgaacatttttctctttctttctgtcgtTTCCTCCTCTgatattcttcttctttcttgaTCTATGAGGCCCGTACAGCAGGTCAGGACCCATAGGTGTTCCTGTCCTAACAACAATGACATCACCACCCTGCCTGCACGTCAACCGGGAAGGGAAATAAAGAGATTGGGATCCACTGATTGTCACCTCACCTCTAGTGCAATCAGGGAGTGTTCATCTAGATAACAGACTAcaggtgtttttgtgtgatcTGTTGATTCTTCAGTAAGAAGAGTGAGTAGTTTATTTATAAAGGCAATGGAGCAGTGAGGAGCAGAGCAAACAGGTGTTCCCTCACATTAACACGAAGCGTTTCTGTTCTGAAAAGACAGTTCAACAAAGAGCAAAGTGCGATTCAGCTCAAAGCAAACATTTATGTAAACAGCCTCTTCTTGGAACATTTTACATCAGACCAACGCAGAGTCTGAGCGAACACAAGCGTGGAGCAGATGGTGAGCCGCCTGCAGCGCGTGTGCCAGCCAGCAGCTGGAGCTTGTGAATCAAATACCAAGGGGGGTGTTGTTCGCGGCCCACTGCCCCTCTTAAGCCTCACCTGCGCATGTGTCCAGGCGTCGAGCGTTGGCTGCGGCCTCGCTGGTTCACCGCCTGGACCATCATCCTGCCAGTGCAGCTCACCCGGCCCTGTGAGGAGAGAAGAGGCACACAGGGAGAAGGAGCTTACGAGGTGTTGACACCAGAACACAGGCAGCAGTCAAACTGGGAGGgggaaataaaatgtgattgttgGAACTGGAAAATACTGTTAGAAAGCACGGAGAACATGAACTTTTGACCCTCATGAGGTTTTTAGCGATTTCCTGTCTCATTCAACgccctcttcctcttcaggcTGGAGATCATTATCTTAATGCACGTTATTATCTCGCTAGTGAGCGCTGACATGTCCTACCGGCAGCCAAACAGCCGCATGtgcattgtgttttcattataaaGGTGCATGCCTCTCTCTTTAATATTTAACGTTGTATTTCAGGGGCTTTTCCAGAGCTCCTTTTCCACCTGCTCACCATAGGGTTGCCCGCCATGATGGTGTAGTTGCCGTCGTCATCCAGCGAGGCTGCAGCAGTGTGCAGGGAGCAGGTGCCGTCAGGGTCACGACTGATCCTGTAATGCTCGCTTCTCTTGGAGATCTGCTTGCCATCTTTAAACCAGTAGACCTGCGGCACAGGATGAGAAAGGCATCAGACAAGTTTTTTATAATCGAGTGATCTCgtctttaaactgttttaatgtgaaCTTCTATCCCTTCGGGACCATTATCTCTCTGTTCATCAGTTTACGCTGAGGCCTGTCATCACCACATCATTAATGTGGACAGAGGCAGGCAGGCAGCCCAGGACAGGGCCTCTCCTTATCACAGCAGAGAGGATATGTACAATATCTGCACCCTCCATCATCAGCATCACACATCAGCAACTCCCGAGCAATGAAGCCAAAGCTATCAGAAATGACATCATGTTTTCTAATGGCAGTGATCACCAGCTATGTTTAATCATGTAGGCGATGATATACTTTTACAACACGTGCAGGATCCCACCTTTGGTTTGGGGTCTCCGTTGACCTTGCAGGAGAAGGTGACTGGCATGCCCTCAAAGACTTTGTAGTGTTTGAGCTTTTGGTCGACGGATGGTGCCACCCCCTGCCCGGGAGAGTCTTCGTCGTGCTGCACGTCGTCGTCTGACTCCTCCACCGGAGAACGCTCCAGGCGGAATTCAATCTCGCTGATCAGGCGTTGCTCGAAGCTGGACACTTTGTATTCCTacatgacagagacagacacatggAAAATATTAGAGAAGGCCTGGGACAGCCTGAGCCTGAGAAATAATGGATGAGGTTTGTGTGCTCATGTGGCAAAGGCAGACATATTTAAGGCCATGCAAAAAAGTTGTCAATAAAAGCCTGTTTGgttttttccagtgttttacACACTCATTAACCTGTCTTCATTGTCACCCAAACTACTAAACTCATGATTTCTTAATTCTCTCTGCCCAGATGAGCCACTCCTCCTTCCCACCATCTCCATCAATCTTTCATCACTGTTGCTGTGCTCTGGCAGAAAGAACATCTGCGGAGCAGCACAAAGTCCGATGACACATCACACAGATAATGACAGGCTTCGAGCGCAGCTGCAGAGGTTGCATTCATCCTCTTGagctcactgtgctgctgaaaaCGACAGCAACCACAGATATGGCTCATCCTGATCTACTGAGGTATTATCCTGTAATGGTACtgaggcagctgctgcagcatgttgTGTCTGAGATCTGACCAAGAAATACTGTGCTCactcctcaaaaaaaaaagttaatatatAACTTAATTGCTACCTTGATCTCAAATACAGAGTGAGTTTGTAGCATGCATTGCGTGACAACAAAAGACTAAGTATAGTCTGTAAAACCAGATCAACCAAGTGTGTTTGTATAGTAATCAAGCTTGAACATGCTTCATTATCTGAATCAATTCAGGCGACAGGGATTGAAGAGCAAACACTAAAAGTTACACCACTTCTAGACCACTTTTTAACCATGCTCTATCAGTGTTTCATCATCTGTGGTATCACCTAACACAACGACAAAGAAACAATAGAGTGCTTTATCTGTTCTGGTGTGTGATTTGGTGTGCACAGCGACACAAAGAGAGAGTACCATTTAATACAGAGTGAACTAAAAACCCAGAAggtgacagaaagaaacaaaggttTCAATAACCTTTTGAGGGAAAGATTCTCTATCAGGTGACTTGTCTTCCtgttgagagaaaaaaagaggtttcgtctgtgtgttgtgttgtcgtactgtacagcacagtttaatgtgtgtttttgtgtgtgcgcgtaTGTTTCATgttacttattttaaaaattctTAGGAACTTCGACACAgtatcaaaacaacaaaacatgataATCTCCATTGTCATGGTATTGAAGTGAATCATTCTCAGCCACATTGCCAGGCTTAGAGTTGTGCTCAGAGCCATGCAGCGCTGTAGTGCCATAACCAGCCAATCAGATCGCTTTGCATGCCAACAGTAAACAGCGACGACGTGGTGGTCGACCGCAGGCAGTGTGGACAAAGAGTGGAAAGACTGGCGATGCTCATTATGTCTGCACTGTGACGTCGCCTAATTAACGGGAGCGTGACTGTGTCAGTCGGAGCCATTAACTCCACATCGACTAGAAGGAGTGCAGCGATGGGACGGGAAAAGTTGAAGTAATCCAGAGTACTTTAGTTACAAGTGTCCTTCCACAGCTCTGATCTGTGGAGGAGGTGCTGCTTTCTCTCAAACTTCCACAGAACATAAGTTGGTTACTCACAGTCAGGCTGACAAATGACTACACAAGCCTCCGAACTGTGTTACTCTGCCGGCATGTTTGCAGCAACACTGGTTTCTACAAGTTTGCATAAACAGAGCTTTTTATGGAGGGCTCCAGAGGACTTTGCTGTGTTTATACCCAGCTCTTCAGCAGTGTTTACAGGGACACAGGGTGGGgtgagggggtggaggggtgcACTCGACTTCAACAGAATATAAAGGAAAGCCAGTGATCATGAGATAGGAATGACACCAGCCCGGCATCAGTggacacaacagaaacagaaaggtgCTTGTGCTGTATACATGCAACACTGGACGTGATTGTGCATTCATTCCCACTCCTGTATGAATCCAggtgagtgtgcgtgtgtgtcgcATCCACATAGAGAGCCACCGTACCTGTGTGACtggctcctcctctgtgtcctgtgtgtttaaGACTGTGGCAGCGTTGTCAGCACCCAGCAGTCTGCGAGCCATCTTCTCCTCATAGGTTAACCTCTGGAAGCAGGGATTAATTGGGGTCAGTGCGGGTTAGTGTGTGAGTTGCAGAACACCCACTTTTACACACCGTCAACTCGTGACAGTATCTAAGCCTTGTGTTAATGATGGATGTCAACATGTCTGCACAGAACAATCGGGATCTACTTGAGCTTGTCGTAAATACACTTTTATAggtaataaaacagtttgaggAATAGTTGTATGACTTGTTAATCTGTGTTAATGACTGTGTTACTGAACACGCTCAGTCTCTAATTGCCTGCAAACAAACACTTAgaccagaacacacacacacacacacacacacacacacacacacacacacacacacacacacacagacctgttGACCATTGCTTATGCGCTCCTCTTTAAAGCGCAGTTTTCTCTCCAAATCCTGGATGACGGCATCTTTGGATCCCTGGATGTCCGAGTCAGAGGCGATGCGAGGAGTCTTGGTGACCGAAGACTTCCTCGGAAACGCTTTGCTGAAAGGACAAAACCAACATTTGTCAGCATTTAAGTCGTGGCACTCTGATCtgtgacgcacacacacattatcttCCATCCTCCTTCCTCTGTAGCTCCACGTCTCCCTCTCGGGCTCCCTCACATCCACCCTTATCTGGACATGTGCAGCTATAGCATTCCACAGTGTGTCTTCTTATCTCTCACAACTGCAGCAGGAATGCCAGGGTGAGAGGGAGAGTGCAGGAGGGAGTGAGGGACTGATGAAAATATACTGGCACAGAGTTGATAATGGAATGTCCttagtggaggaaaaaaataagcACGTTTCCCTCTGCAGGGCTGCCATCAGGGGAGGCTTATCTACACAACAACAGATTTTATCAGGTAACTCAATATGCAGAGCCCAGAACCAAAATCCAGTAAACCTTGCAGTTCATATCAGCTGGACACTGGGTCCTGATCAATCTTGAACATATGTGCACACTAAGGTACTAAGATGTGATTGTTTACTTGATTTTGACCGGCCTTGCACTCTGAAATCTCTATGTAGAGTATATTGTCTTGATATATGGGGGCTGAAGCTCttttgtgtctatgtgtgtgggtttgtgtgtgtgtggggattCTTTAGCGTTTTCCTCTAAACATGctgtataaaaatgtaaacatgtcatCTTCCATCTAGCAGCAGACGTACAGCCTCCTGCCTCCAGTTTAGCTGCTCGCCTGAGACACACTTTGTATAAAGAGCATTGAAAATGTTACATAACTTGACAGATAATGTAAATAAAGCCGTATCtttaagtgtgtatgtgagggTTCCTTACACAGTCCCGTTGCCTTTGGGAAGGCCCAGGGCGTTGACTATAGAGCTGCTGGGTGAGGAAGGTGTGGAGGGCAACACGGAGGACAGAAAACTGGAGGCTGGAGATGGAGGGACAGACGAGAATGGCGAGGACATATCCGAGTGGGCAGGAGACAAGGAGacgggtggaggaggaggtggcggGGGAGGAGGGAAGTCCTGGGCGGGACCTGATGGAGAAGGCAAGTTACTGGAGCTGAGGAAGGGCGGCGGTGGAGGCGGGAAGGAGGGAGAGCTTGGAGACTCCACGCTGCCAGCCTTGGAGAAGGGGGGCACGGTGACCCTGGTGAAGGTCTTGTGGGAGGTGGGAGGAGACAAGGGTGAGGACAAGTTGGACCCTGAAGAGCCGGAGGACTGGGTGATGTAGCCCGCCCCGCCTGGGCTCTGAGCAGCAATGAACTGCTTGGGCCGGGCGTAGTTGAAGGTGCTGGCCTGCATGGCTACGCTGCTCTCCAACTCctggaaggagggaggaggggggagcgGTGGGGATGGTGGAGCAGGTGGGGGCGCTTCCTGAGGTGGCTGCTGAGGTGGAGGCGGGACTTCCTGGTcttgctgctcctgctgctgccagtTGGATGCTTCCTGCTGCTCCAACAGAATCTggtcctgcagctgcttcagctgGGACTggttcctaaaaaaaaaaaaaaaaaggagcacaGTGATTAGCAACAGTTCTCAGAAACTAAAGGCAGAGTTTGTTTTCTCAAggatttttcattgtttatggGCTAAAGTTCACAAGGTGACACAAAAGCTTGTGGCTGTTTGAGTATTCATGACACTTTGGCCTGGTCTCTATTCTAATCTAGTCAGAATACACACAGGCAGAAATGTTGGATGCCAGATGTGAACATAATGGATGGAGAGCTAAAATTGAAAAAGCCGGGACAGCGGAGCGACGCAGGAACACAACCAGGCTGAAGACGCTCATTATTAAAGCCACAGAGCACTCTGAGGATGACATCAGCACGCGGCCATCAGTCCAACAGTTTTCAACAGGAGCTGAACTGAATAAACAGTTTTTCCTCTGGTCTCAAGGCAACTGGTGTTCAGTCAAAGTGCTAGTACGtgcacaactgtgtgtgtgtgtgtgtgtgtgtgtgtgtgtgtgctctggaAAGGAAACCACTGCACCAGCAGCACTGACTGATAGGTTATCACCCTCTTGCCTTTAACAAAGACCTGTTAAAAAGCCAGCTTGTTGACAATGCATCAAGTATGGTAAAGACATCGGTATACGAGTGTAACAGCGAGGAGAAAAGCGCCGTTCCTGCACTTTAACACTGAACCAGTTTACTCCAGCGGACTGTACGCTGGTCTGGTACCGGGACAGAGACcagatgtgatgtttttctaaGTTAGGAAAACCCTCGGTTAAAGAGGAAAAGCTGAGGCGTGGTTGTGGGTATTCGAATGGCAttgtgcagaaagaaaaacacaaacgtAATGTTGTGCCGTTTCTGTGTCAGGGACGGGATTCTGATGATGAactattgtgttttttcacagaGGTGTGGTTGTCCAGTCACTCCCCCAGCTTGCTTGATTCACGGTGTTGTCAAGTCActgtgggagagagggaggttAGAAATGTTGTGCTGTCATCGGCACCGAATCTCACAGCCTCTGTTCCCTTGTAGTGTGGCTGAAACAAAGACGACTAACGTTTAGAAGCCACGGGACAAAAGTGAACTCTCAGAAGCTCTCCCCGAGGACCAGGTGGAGGACATGGGTCTTTAGGAAAGGTGGACATTAGTACACAGCTATGAGTTGTTCATAGGCAGCCAGTtcagaatatactgtacatcccGGTGGTGCATGTTGTCAGGAATCCACCAAGTTCACATGTGATAATCTTTTCCAGATGTTGAATAATCAGTGGAGTCTTTTGACTATTTTTCATCCTAGACGATGCAGAGGAAAACCCCTCCCTTCAACCCCGCTCTGTATACATTTACAAACAACATCAGTGAATATTTAACAGAACTGACAGTCGTAGCCTAGTGTAACAAATCTAACACCAAATCCAATAGCAACATGACTGATTGGTCTGTCCCAGCCGGGTATTTTTGCCTATGCTCCCTTCCACAGTGCACTTCTGGTGCCTATACAAATAGTCATTAATTCAAAAGCATCCACTGCGATCATTCCGGCCCGTCACAACCTGGTGCTCTACTTTCAGGATCCGCTGACCGCAACACACAGGATCAGTTCAGTATTTCTTTACATTCCCCCGTGCACGTCTCGCGTTCAGGCCTCCACCAAAAGAGTGCTTTTACAGGAATAGTTTTGGCAGCTTGTGAGGCTCGCAGCGCTCTGCAGAGGTTTGATTCCTTTTTTGGCTGTGTTCTCAGAGCATCAGGCAGAAGCACCCTGCCCGTCTGctccagcagagaggaaacacacTTAATTTCCTCGCAGACTCATCTCTCACTCTGCAGCACACAGCTTTACTGTCTCAGCACGACAGACTTCAAACACTTCACTTATATTTCTGACACTCTCCTACACAATTGTGTTTTTTAGAAATTTTAGAAATTACATGTAGAAGCTTTGTCCTCATATCTCTTTTTTCTCTGAGTATGTAAGAGCAGAGGCAGAAATTATATTATCCAGCAGTGACTGACATCATCACTTTGCCTTAAAAGGCGCTCCTTTCTCCTATGTACTGTAAAGCAAATACGTCCAAACAATCATCTTCATTCATTAGAAAGCCAAGCTTCTGTCCATCTGCTTCTCTTCTGTTGTCTCATTTTAGGGTATGACATCTCTCCCTAATAGGAAATCCCTGATTCAAGCAAATTTCTCATGACTCTACATAAAATAATCAATCTGCTTTCGAATTGAGACGTTTGACTTCTGTTTGGATATTTGGTTGCGCTTCGGTGCATGAAAAGGTCAGCTCGTGTTATTTGCAGCTGCACAACACTTTTATGGCCCACTTAATCATTTACATCAAGAAAAGGTTCGGGGGTTCATCCAGACTCTGTGACCCTGCAGAACTGCAGCCCTCAGCTCTTACTCCCCTGCAGAGCCGCTCTACGCACAGGGTGCCCACTGTCTCCTCTAGATGTCTAATACAGAGCAGCTCCTCATACAACCTAACCTGGACCTTGTGCAAATCATTATAGTGTAGCTACAAGTAGTTTGAGAGGCAGAGCAGACCTCCATCAGACGTCCATCACTCCCTCTTATTCTTAGTGCGGTGAAGCGCGGCCGAATTAGGAGGGAAGTGTTCCTTTGTCGCCATGCCAACGGCTC
This genomic window from Anabas testudineus chromosome 4, fAnaTes1.2, whole genome shotgun sequence contains:
- the palld gene encoding palladin isoform X1, which translates into the protein MQDGSWNQPLPISLLLKDSAAGGVLEGDGGMFSEASSDGELYLDSATELDSGDGDFADLTAFLSVEEINRSLDLAREAFGGTCESEEPASSNPTPQEQVLQPIPSLPVNTQTSANLTTNPSVHQQTKTPCTDGAIKVTSSQNVPLTNPLQVSSETLSSAEKVVRHKPMQPVYKQDKPRLVHEDLELNDRVASATEFCSRAATFIEELSSIFRGSARLEQQLEEDSSSPDSGYLSPRSQRPVPQGAASGPTLFPTQQVQTQNSQPDMGPQPEGQVGVSTSATYQNPGAAATSGNLCPPHFLQKLKSQEVAAGSPICLECRVRGSPQPLVRWFCEGRELHNSPDIQILRDGDLHTLVIAEAFEDDTGRYTCVASNSLGADNTSAEVYIEGASSSDSEGEGAPSKSRSGIMPQVQKKMTSMSLTIRSSSPKTTDVLPRRSTLVQSLSQPPQRMQSPLSSLYGGEVSGPPIFTKLLQDAQASEGQVVVLECRVRGSPPLQVQWYRQGEEILDSPDFRILQKKPRSAAEPEEICTLVIAEAFPEDGGLFCCTASNPYGSINSTARLTVTAAAEDSSSNGMSGDSSGFEDAAAFPPPPPPTEISLLELPPRTLPQPSTEAFHIKEVEIWPSVSALPPVEMGSEVEDRGKESIQNGQSPNPPSPSSLPNKTTPPAPPPPPPVPQFDPTTDVPIRVQSPAQVAPDSPSVPDKLPPSPGKDGPPLPTKPKPKLNQSQLKQLQDQILLEQQEASNWQQQEQQDQEVPPPPQQPPQEAPPPAPPSPPLPPPPSFQELESSVAMQASTFNYARPKQFIAAQSPGGAGYITQSSGSSGSNLSSPLSPPTSHKTFTRVTVPPFSKAGSVESPSSPSFPPPPPPFLSSSNLPSPSGPAQDFPPPPPPPPPPVSLSPAHSDMSSPFSSVPPSPASSFLSSVLPSTPSSPSSSIVNALGLPKGNGTVKAFPRKSSVTKTPRIASDSDIQGSKDAVIQDLERKLRFKEERISNGQQRLTYEEKMARRLLGADNAATVLNTQDTEEEPVTQEDKSPDRESFPQKEYKVSSFEQRLISEIEFRLERSPVEESDDDVQHDEDSPGQGVAPSVDQKLKHYKVFEGMPVTFSCKVNGDPKPKVYWFKDGKQISKRSEHYRISRDPDGTCSLHTAAASLDDDGNYTIMAGNPMGRVSCTGRMMVQAVNQRGRSQRSTPGHMRRPRSRSRDSGDENDNIQERHFRPHFLQAPGDLIVQEGRLCRMDCKVSGLPTPDLIWQLNGQTIRPDSAHKMLVRENGVHSLVIEPVTSRDAGIYTCIASNRAGQNSFNLELIVAAKEMHKAPSFIEKLQNTSVAEGHPVRLECRVTGVPYPQIFWKRENESFTHNTDRISMHQDNCGYLCMIIQPALKEDAGWYTVSAKNDAGIVSSTARLDVHTQWQQPNLPKPKKVRPSTSRYAALTERGLDVKAAFFPESSPLPPGGLVESDDL
- the palld gene encoding palladin isoform X2, translated to MQDGSWNQPLPISLLLKDSAAGGVLEGDGGMFSEASSDGELYLDSATELDSGDGDFADLTAFLSVEEINRSLDLAREAFGGTCESEEPASSNPTPQEQVLQPIPSLPVNTQTSANLTTNPSVHQQTKTPCTDGAIKVTSSQNVPLTNPLQVSSETLSSAEKVVRHKPMQPVYKQDKPRLVHEDLELNDRVASATEFCSRAATFIEELSSIFRGSARLEQQLEEDSSSPDSGYLSPRSQRPVPQGAASGPTLFPTQQVQTQNSQPDMGPQPEGQVGVSTSATYQNPGAAATSGNLCPPHFLQKLKSQEVAAGSPICLECRVRGSPQPLVRWFCEGRELHNSPDIQILRDGDLHTLVIAEAFEDDTGRYTCVASNSLGADNTSAEVYIEGASSSDSEGEGAPSKSRSGIMPQVQKKMTSMSLTIRSSSPKTTDVLPRRSTLVQSLSQPPQRMQSPLSSLYGGEVSGPPIFTKLLQDAQASEGQVVVLECRVRGSPPLQVQWYRQGEEILDSPDFRILQKKPRSAAEPEEICTLVIAEAFPEDGGLFCCTASNPYGSINSTARLTVTAAAEDSSSNGMSGDSSGFEDAAAFPPPPPPTEISLLELPPRTLPQPSTEAFHIKEVEIWPSVSALPPVEMGSEVEDRGKESIQNGQSPNPPSPSSLPNKTTPPAPPPPPPVPQFDPTTDVPIRVQSPAQVAPDSPSVPDKLPPSPGKDGPPLPTKPKPKLNQSQLKQLQDQILLEQQEASNWQQQEQQDQEVPPPPQQPPQEAPPPAPPSPPLPPPPSFQELESSVAMQASTFNYARPKQFIAAQSPGGAGYITQSSGSSGSNLSSPLSPPTSHKTFTRVTVPPFSKAGSVESPSSPSFPPPPPPFLSSSNLPSPSGPAQDFPPPPPPPPPPVSLSPAHSDMSSPFSSVPPSPASSFLSSVLPSTPSSPSSSIVNALGLPKGNGTVKAFPRKSSVTKTPRIASDSDIQGSKDAVIQDLERKLRFKEERISNGQQRLTYEEKMARRLLGADNAATVLNTQDTEEEPVTQEYKVSSFEQRLISEIEFRLERSPVEESDDDVQHDEDSPGQGVAPSVDQKLKHYKVFEGMPVTFSCKVNGDPKPKVYWFKDGKQISKRSEHYRISRDPDGTCSLHTAAASLDDDGNYTIMAGNPMGRVSCTGRMMVQAVNQRGRSQRSTPGHMRRPRSRSRDSGDENDNIQERHFRPHFLQAPGDLIVQEGRLCRMDCKVSGLPTPDLIWQLNGQTIRPDSAHKMLVRENGVHSLVIEPVTSRDAGIYTCIASNRAGQNSFNLELIVAAKEMHKAPSFIEKLQNTSVAEGHPVRLECRVTGVPYPQIFWKRENESFTHNTDRISMHQDNCGYLCMIIQPALKEDAGWYTVSAKNDAGIVSSTARLDVHTQWQQPNLPKPKKVRPSTSRYAALTERGLDVKAAFFPESSPLPPGGLVESDDL
- the palld gene encoding palladin isoform X3, with the protein product MQASTFNYARPKQFIAAQSPGGAGYITQSSGSSGSNLSSPLSPPTSHKTFTRVTVPPFSKAGSVESPSSPSFPPPPPPFLSSSNLPSPSGPAQDFPPPPPPPPPPVSLSPAHSDMSSPFSSVPPSPASSFLSSVLPSTPSSPSSSIVNALGLPKGNGTVKAFPRKSSVTKTPRIASDSDIQGSKDAVIQDLERKLRFKEERISNGQQRLTYEEKMARRLLGADNAATVLNTQDTEEEPVTQEDKSPDRESFPQKEYKVSSFEQRLISEIEFRLERSPVEESDDDVQHDEDSPGQGVAPSVDQKLKHYKVFEGMPVTFSCKVNGDPKPKVYWFKDGKQISKRSEHYRISRDPDGTCSLHTAAASLDDDGNYTIMAGNPMGRVSCTGRMMVQAVNQRGRSQRSTPGHMRRPRSRSRDSGDENDNIQERHFRPHFLQAPGDLIVQEGRLCRMDCKVSGLPTPDLIWQLNGQTIRPDSAHKMLVRENGVHSLVIEPVTSRDAGIYTCIASNRAGQNSFNLELIVAAKEMHKAPSFIEKLQNTSVAEGHPVRLECRVTGVPYPQIFWKRENESFTHNTDRISMHQDNCGYLCMIIQPALKEDAGWYTVSAKNDAGIVSSTARLDVHTQWQQPNLPKPKKVRPSTSRYAALTERGLDVKAAFFPESSPLPPGGLVESDDL